Genomic DNA from Corylus avellana chromosome ca4, CavTom2PMs-1.0:
AGACATTCAAATCCTATAATTTTGGTATTGTTTTGACAACTAATGATGCTAGGTGTAAGGCCATTGAAATAAGTACCATAAAAGTTAGGATGTTTGATAAGATTGTGAGGACACTCACTAATGTTAGATATATTATAGACCTTAAGAAAATCTGATATCCTTAACATTATATTTCTTGGGCTATTGTTATTCAGCAAAAGTTAGAATTACGAAAATAACTGAAGGTGCTTTGGTGATAATGCAATGtgaaaaaattggcaatttgcATAAGTTACTCGAGAACACAGTTACATGTGGAGCATCAACATCCATTTCAGCAGAACTAGATACTGACTGGTGGGCTTGCCCTTTGAACTTTCCTTTTCCCATCTTTGAAGTCGAGGATGAAGATTTCAACTACGAAATCCCAATGATGAAGATTTCCTCTTCGCATTTTTTGATAATTACCTTTGCATGTGCACatacctcacattgagggaaccaAGTAAATCTTATGTTATTGTTGTGTGTATCTATCTTGTCTTATATATCGTAATTGTGGTCTTTtgtacaagaaaaataaacggTGGAAACTTGAAGATGAGATGTATCCTAAGTAGTCGAGTGAGAAAGCATAGAGGCAGCATATTGGCTTGTGTCTTTGAAAGAGGTGTTGCATATAGTGACATAAACACCCCAACAACATACATATATTTAGCTAACTTTACACCGATTACATCGAAATGAACAAACGGCTACCAAAAGTGTCTTGAGACGGCAAGCCTCTATCTTGTGCTTGCcgttctctctgtctctctccacAATGAGGGTATCCTGGGCCCTGGCAAAGCAAAGCATACAACTCATCTATGTTTTGCTCTCTTTCATTTTCCATATTCTGCAAAACCAAGAAAAGCAGAAAGTGGGAGATTGTTAGATTTTCAACCAAAACTGCTACTGTTTTTAAAGCAACAAAgtgaaaggggaaaaaaaagctCTCTTATTCGCAGGGTAAGAGAGAATTGGGAAAGAGAGATAGGGACccaataaagaaaggaaaagtttAAGAATAAAGTACTtgaacaaaatcacaaaaagaggAAAATGGTGGGAATCTTCCACTGTGCAAACGATCCCACAGCGACAGCTCTCACCAACCATTCTACTCCTTTCCATGCTCTTTATCTTTTCGTtttgcctctctctctcaaacacacaTACGGACAAAGTTGGATTTGTTCTGCTCCTGGCGTGTGCTAATGAACATTTCTATGGGGTTTGCATGTGGAGATGATTTtgtaagtctctctctctctctctctctctctctctctctatggcTTTCATAGCTAAGGGTATTAGACTGTGGAGTTTTATTATGACATTagctattttaatttaaatgtgttTGTCAAGAAGGAAtttgggtttcttttcttttcattttcttcatttacaGGATACGAAGGAAAGCAAAGCTCCATTGACAGATGAGCAAAGTACAGAGGCAAGACAGAGGATTGGTATGGATTGGCACCATCTTGGAGTTGAAGGCGACAAGGAATTCTGGCCAGTAGAACACCCACTGAAGCCACCAGATGAAGATGGCCCCGTCAAATGCCCCATACCTGACTCCACTGTTATCAATGTAAGAATTAATGCTTTGTTTCTTTAATGGCTGGTTTTGATAACACAATGATATAGGCCATGGAGTATACAATATAAAGATTGCGATATTATGACATTAtcagaattattttattttattttattttttatcctttgTTAAGTTAcatattattagattttgatatcataaagaaaaaatatctcTTGCATTTCAACACATTCTATATATTTGAACATGTTATTGACTATTAAGAAGTGgcaattttttttagggaaaagtccacataacccccctcaaactaccacccaattgataatatccctctaaactttcaattgtaataatGTTCATTCCCatactaccaaaaattgtcaatgtttctcaaaaaaaaaaaaaattgtcaatgttccctcaaatgaaaaaattacccttagcaaaataaaaacaaaattacaaaaatttatagaaaaaacctaaagctaacaaacaaaaaaaaatccaagtggtggccaaatttaaaaaaaaaaaaaaaaaaaaatcctttttataacaaaaaaaataataataaaaaattatgattttttttattttataaaaattgaattttttttcgtttttaaaatttttgttttaatttttttaaaaaaaattcgttttttaaaacaaaaaaaaaaaaaatcatttttaaataaaaattttcgctttaaaaaaaataaaatttttcgttttttttttaaatattattttttaatttatgggggtatttttgtcttattgaaaatctATAGGgcttgtcttattgctagtcttgggaggatattgacaatgttttactagtttgagaggacattgtcacaattaaaagtttggaagaacattatcaattgggtggtagtttaagaggGGTACGTGgactttaccattttttttattttccactTTATTGTATTCCGAGTTTGTGCAATATATGTTGTTATATTATACTAGTTGAAAAAGAGAATATAGCTAAAACACAAAGCAAAATGCAAaaccagagagagagactttAGTTATATtgtatattctctctctcttgcttatGCTCcttctttcttaattttaataaaaatttctaaataGTGGAACATAAGCAGCCCAATCTATGAGCAAATGTAATGGACATGTTTAAGAAGTTTAACTCGCTTGGAAAATGAAAGTTTAAGAAGCCTTATCTCACAATCGTGCAATTGGTCCATTTGAAGTATTTGGAAAAGcaattggtttttctttttcagaaaatCACTTCAGGATTGATATATCTAGCAGATAAAACCACTTTTGTGTGACCAAAGCGATAGAAAGTGAGGAAAAAGAAGTTATGAAGGGAGAAACAAGTTGAACTGAGGGTTATGAGTAGCTCGAAGATGCAAGGGATTGGGTAAGTCCTAAAGGAATGGATAGTGTATTAGGGGAAGGGAAGTATGGAGATTTTAATGTGAACGAGGATGAGGGGATCAGATATTGGGAGAACAGAATAAGGAGGTAGAGTTAGTGGTAGATTTTCCCAAGGAGCTGGgaggagagaaaatggaaatggAAGTAGAGGATGGAGGGGTTAAGGGGGATGAAAATAAGAGCAACATTCAAGATGGGAGATGTCTTTTTAATAATGAGAAATTGATGGGTAATCTGCAGTATTTTGAGCCATTGAACATGTTGTAAGATAGTGGTAAAACCTCCTGAAAAAGCTATGGAGAAGGGTATAGCAAGATGGAAACCAAGTCTTGTAGGGCAGTTTTTGGATAAACCTTTACCCTTTTTCCTGTTGAAAAAGATTGTTGATGGTATGTGGAGTACTCAGTGCGGTAGAGTTGAGCTTTTTTCAAAGGAGAATGGTCTCTCTAGTTTCAGATTTGTTGATGAGAAAACAAGAGATAAGGTCTTGGAGCCTAAATTCTGGCATATTTGCAAATAAACCATTCATATTAAGGAAATGATAACCAGGTATGCAACTTTTGAAACTGACTTTGTGTAAAATTCTTTTATGGATCAAATTGGTACATCTACCCATGGAGTTTTGGAGCCCTATTTGTCTTAGCCATGTGGCAACTAGAGTAGGAAATCCTATATGTATGCTGATTCCAGTATCAAGAACAATTGGGACTGGGATATTTGTTGGTTGAAATGAAtgctaattttgaatttcctaAGGAAATTGAACTGGATGTATGTTTGGGAATATATCTCAAAGATacaaccgaaaaaaaaaaaagaaaaaaaaaagaaagaagaagcatcATCAAAGCATAGAATAATatcatgcaaaacaaaaattgcaaaggCTAGAATACTAACTTGCACGAAGTCAGCCAGCTTGGTGTAGGGGCTGATTTGATTCCTCCTGCTCTTAATTTCTTCAATCTACATGTGTAGGCTAGGTTTGGAGACCTCCAAACCTCATCCCCAATTCTAATTATGAGAACAAGTGTATGGGGCTCTAATGCCTACACAAGACCTCTTTAAATAGGTGACGACGGGCATAACTAAGATTGTTCTGATAACGTATGATAGCAGTCAAAACTAagaattaaatattaaaaaaggaattcaggaaaagataaaataacaaatatggaAGAGAAATACCCTAATTGcctcaaataaacaaacaaagaaaacaatgaaaaactaaaatttaatttatacttaaAAAGTGCATTGTTCCATGGAGTGTGTATCCCTTATCTATACCAAAAAATACTCCTAATTtgacaaggaaaatgaaaacaaatcctagttggaaaaggaaaacataatcctaatgaaaaggaaaaacctaatccttattgaaaaatgaaaactaaaacacatatgcataaataataaatctacaTTAATGTTCTTCTCCTGCATCAGTTTCCCCAAGTTGGAAAGAACTCATCCTCGAGTTCAAGTTGTCTTTGTCAGCATTAACAAAGCATGGAGTCAAGTGCTTCATGTGGAACATATAGGAGGTCTTTAAATAAGTTGGAAGACATAGCTGATATACATTGTCATTATCTTCAATAGAATCTTACAAGGCTCAATCTTCCTCTCCTATAACTTGTTATACTCATCGACACAGAAAATATCATGTATGAATACAGCCCAAACCAAATCACCACCTCAAAAGTTACCTTGCATTTGTGGTTGTCAGATTGTGCTTTGTACATGCTTGCTCTTCTATTGCTTTCTTGACCTGGTTATGAACTCCTTGGAGATAATCTACCATCTCATCATCCTTAATACTGATCAATCGACCAATACAAGGAATGGGTGCTAAGTCAAGCATTCCTGATGGGTTCTGCCCATACACAATCAAAAAAAAGCTCAACTGAGTCATTCTATTCTTGGACTGATTGTAAGCAAACTCTGCCTGTGATAAAGCTGGGTCCTATTGCTTTGGCTTATTTCCAGCAAAACTCAAAAGATTTGCCAAGCTTCGATTCACCACCCCAATCTAATCATCTGTTTGGGGGTTGTAGGCACTATTGAAATTAAGCTTAGTCTCATCTTTCCCCACAAGCTCTTCTAAAAATGGCTCATGAAATTTGTATCCCTGTTTGATGTAATAGATCTTGGAACCTCATGCATGCTAACAATCTCTCGAAAATACAAAGCGATTCGGGTGGCATCCATCGTCTTCTAGCAAGCTACAAAATGGGCCATCTTGGAAAATCAATCCACCACCATGAGAATTGAATCCATGTTCCTTTGAGTGTGAGgtaacctcaaaaaaaaaatctatgctAACGTTGAGACATGGGCCATCAAGGACTAGTAATAGAGTGTATAGACTAGCATTTATGAGGGCTCCTTTGGACCTCTggcaaataaaacattattccaTGTAACGTGCCACATCGTTAGTTAGATTGAGCCAATAATAGTCTAATGAGACCAAGGCCAAAGTTTTGTCTCACCCAAAATGACCTTCTCCATGCAAGTCTCATACTATTTGCTCCCTCAATTAACTGTCTAGAACCCATACCTGGAAACCACTGAATTGTTAGGATTGTGCCTTGAATCCCAATGATTTTGTATttgttgacattcaaatgtttgtaatgaatatatgttatagtcattgattaaataatttgagtatatagcatataaaatgtctttcaGATGCTTATTACCAAAGTTcatcatatttgttatgcatgaGAAAGGTCCTAGGATTACATTAAATATGGCTATAGGTGTGAGTAACGtagttatcacacaaggtcttagTCCATAATTTTTGTATCCTTAAAGTATAAAGTTCGCAGTCGGTAAATGGAACTAGGCATTCTATTTTGAGTAAGACTattacacatcgaatcttggtgatctGCCTTGATCAAGCGAAGCAGTGACTTCgggattgatgtgtagtgtgctgaGATTCTAAGGCACTGAACGAACTAAGGAGTTATCTTTCCATAAAGATACTATTTATTaaggaaagacaataactcCTTAAAAACTACTTacactttgattctaaatcatGATGATTACTTAGATGCATGTATCTAAGAGTGAAACCTGTCATCGGTCAATAGTAATCAGTACGTTTGGTCATCACATCTAACATTGTGGGAACACCAACTTCAAGTAAGAATCTAAATTTTTTGTCAGagaacaaagagataagaaatttccctttgttttagattttatgGAAATTATTCTCAGAGTCTTTGGCCGAAGCATTTTGTTTgacataccaaaatatatacacatgtttttcacatgtatgaGAATAGCGTAAAATCggtgactcaaggataaagaggtagagaattaagttGCAATATCCTTAGCCTTAATTCTGCTACGAAATATTTCAGTCAtaattatttagtgaaattaattatgattaaaatattgttaCATAATAAATGTCAAGGAGACATGGTTACgaacatatttaagccaataattttttttcctttaggtcccTCACCAAGTTGATGTTATTTAACCATAAtaaggctttcttatttattggctAAGTAaacgttttatttatttaaaacatgagCTAGACAGATATGGTGCAAttgggcttgggataaaacctaGAGGCCCAATGAGGATAAGTGGAAAATATAAGGGTAGGGAAAATTCATTGGGCTTATGTGTTGAAGACATGGAGAAAGGGCTGGGGTAAAACCCAGGCCCAGGAGAGAACGCATGGACGAGGGAGATTTCTCCTTGGCCCATGCAGCCAAGGCCATGGCACACGGCCATGGAGGCTAGGATTTAATCCTAGTCGTCCATGGTCCTCTCCTAACTCttggatttgtttttaaaatccTTGTCCAACATTGCTTAAATCAAATTCTCTACTTCCctgctaagcctataaataaagaagagCCTAGGCTCTCAAATCACTCAATTCATTCTATCAAGTTCTCTTGATAATTATGTCTTAGAAACTCTCTGAGAATTAAtagttctttgtgttaactcacgaagaacaaaagtttaagatttgaagagccaagtaagcgcccacactctcttggttattattAGTCATTGGTGAAAAGATCTAGAGGTCTCTACATCCCTTAGATATGTCGTGTtcttaaagaaagaagaacttgttcttcgtgttcttgaaaaatgaagaaactgtTATTCGTGTTATTGAACAAGAAATAACATGTTCTTAGAGAAGTAAAAAGATTTTCCCAAAGCCAAGAGTGGCCAttgatatccaagtaagtgttcttcgttcttgaaatttaatttcaaatagcAACTGTTCTTCACATGTTCATCGTAAAGGATCTTGACTTGGGAATTCGATTCCTTCTGCTGTGCAAATATTTAATTTGCAATCCTATTTCCAACATGAACAAATAACcattaaaaataacataatcatcGCCCTTATCTACAGACACCTCAAAAATATCTTGCTAAATGAAGGATCTTTAGTATACAACTATCAGAAAGTGTCAAAGCCCAAAACTTTGGTATACATAGTAGTAAGAAGTGCAACTGGCTTACTTAGGGCATTAACAACTTGATTCAAGCTCCCCGATTGGTGCCATAAGAAAAAAGTAAACTATTGAAGATAGTCAACTCATTTGGCATGTTTGTAGCTGAGCTTCTATTAGCCATTGATATACTTAAGGGCCTCATAATCAATGTAAAGATGAACTCATTATGCACCAAGTAATGATGCCAATGTTTCAAAGATTGTAAAATGGCATATAACTCTAAGTCATAGGTGGAATATTTCTTCTTGGACCCCAACAACTTCTCAGTAAAAAAGGCGATTAGACAGCCCTCTTTGCTTAGGACACCGCCAATGCCAACACCAGATACATCCAAGTTGACttcaaaaatattcttaaaagtCTAGAAGAGCAAGAATAGGTGCTTCTATCATTTTCTACTTCATCAATTGAAAGCTTGCACTGGCTTTTTTAGTAAATTGGAAAGTCCGACCCTTTAAGCATTATGTGATTGGTGCAATCAAAGTATTGAAATTTCGGATGAACCGTTAGTAGAATGATGCCAATCCGTGGAAACTTTAGACATCATGTAGACTCTTGGGTGTTGGGCACTCTAGAATTGCTTTTACCTTGGACTGATATGCATGAACACCATCAGTAGACACAACAAAACCAAGGAAAGTAACACTAATAGTAAGAAAGGAGCACTTCTTTTGATTGACATATAAACACTCATTTCATAGTGTTTCAAAAACCTCATGAGGTGCTTTAAGTGTGTCTCTTGCAAGGGGCAATAGATGAGGATATCGTCAAAGTACACAACAATAAACTTGCTGAGAATAGCACAATCCCCAACAGAACTTCCTCATGTAAGGTCGTAACACTTGATGCATGAACCTTATGAATGTGTTGGGCACGTTGGCTAGTCCAAAAGGCATGACCATCCACTCATACAATCCATGAACCTCATGAATTTACATGGTTATATCATTTGCTTAATGATACGATAGTTAAAGTtgcaaaggaaaagaaaattaaagagaatATAGCTCATGATTTGGGTTTCATATAGAATTATGCTAGTCATTATTTTGGAAgaatttaggattttttttgtaaatagaAGTTTGTTAGATTTGGTTGCATGTAGGAGTTTGTGCTTGATTGTATAGGTTTGGTTGTATATATGTAAATGGATGTAGTTGGGTTTGTAAATTGTTGCTGTGTTTTTGTAGCTTTGGTCGTATGTAGTTGGTTGTAGTTGTTTTTGTAAGTAGCTGATGTATTTGTTAAGTAGTTGTGTTCCATAATTCATCTCGAGTGTTTGGACTGTAGTTTGCTCGTTTGTTTAGTAAAAGCTgattattcatctaaaaaaaaagtgaacatGAATACACTAAAACTTAAGTagtgtcaaaatattttaatgcacaGCAATACCTAAGTCATTCTTATTTTGGTTTAGGCTCTAGACAATGTTAGAATAtctaacattttaaaaaaaaaacttcaaatacccgcatttatttagttttcctACATATTCAAAGGTACATTTTTCTTGAACCCAATAAAtcatgtttagtttattttgctatttgttTATACTATTATATGTTTGTGATgtcataaaattaaatttaagacttatatgcttttattttatataaatatgcaCCAACTGATCACATACACTAAGATTATATGTATGGatgtgcttttgtatttatttaagtcTGTCTTCCTAgtgtataataataaaaaaaaaaaaatcgtccccCCCACTCCATAAATCCTAGTTCCGCCGCTGGATATTGAACATTTACCTCTCTAACAATTATATTGATTCTTTCTCATGAAATTCATTTACAGGATGGAGGAATGAATGAGAAAAGATTTTCTGAAAACATGTGGAAGATAACAGAACAACCAATAGTTGTAGAAGGACAAAGCATGGTTGTCGCGGATGCAGAGCCTCCTATTCGAGCAGTGCGTAAAAGGCATCACACTCTTACCCGTGGAGACCATATTATAACCCCTTTAATGAGAATGCCACCTCTACCTCCCCTCCCAACCCATAACATTTCAATCTTTCAAATGCTCCAGCAGTTGGACAAGATTGAGTCTTGAAAAAGTATAACCAATGATTTGGTTCCCCCCatcttttttcatttaagtTATTCTCAACCCATTAGGAAGCGATGAGAAAAAAAACCTCTTTATTATATAACCAGTGGTGTAGCTGCTTTAGAACAAGAGGAATCCTAGATGTAGCAATGACTTTGTAACTCTACAGCTATCTTCGAATTGTATTTTGTATATTATCAGCAAATCTTGTTGCAACTTATATCATAATATGCCAAAAGTTTTTATAGTTAAATTGTCAATATATGAATGCTAAGCGTGACATCACCAATgaagaaacttataataaaatggaaaataaagaaactaGCGAAAGAAATAGATAATAGAGTCGAGAATTTTAGGGTGGtttggtgttagacacctacgtccgcCACTAGGGAAGAGGCCAATAGGGATGCATTTTCGCTCTTATGACTTGATGATATTTACGTTACAAAttactcctatttataggagaattgggGTAGGTGAAGAAAAGATAACCATGGTAATCATATTAGATTAATTTGGTGACCAATAAACATCATAAAGGATTTTTATCCTTATAATATATTCTAATCCATAGTTTGATAGATTAATTTATGTACTAATGGTGGGACTTAAAGGGCCATGCATATGAGTTCACCTTCTTTTCAATACATCACTAACACCAACTTCTTTTTAAAGAATTTACCCGAATGGAAGGTACATTGGATTTATTACCAGCAGTGGATTTACTATTTcgattaaggtttttttttttttttttttttttttttttttgcggaaTCATCACATATACTCAAATATCAAACTGTGGAAGCAACTAAGAACACTTGCATTATTTTACTTGCCCCCTTAAAATTTACCATCAAATAGATTGAAGATTAGGAACTTAAAGATATCCTTCCCAATGATGTGAAATTTTTGTACATGCGTCACTAATATGCTTGTAAGGTACCTAGTGGTTTAAACATCTGAAGTAGCAAGTGTCTTATCATTTCCTTTTAGTACATATTGCATGTATTTTTAAGAATGTGAGGCTTCTTCAATTTAAGGAAATAGTTCAATCATAACGTAGTTTACACAAAGGTTTTTAAGAGTATGTAAAATTGCTTCAAATTGAACAACCAATTTAGGGAATACTAATTTTGACTACACGTAGTTGCAAATGGTTTAATTGTAATTGCAGCCTTTTTCCTCGAAATGTGGTTGAGGTCTTGCTTGGACAGTTCTCTAGCACATTTCCAATAAGATGCCTCTCTCTTTGTACTCCTCTTGATTAGCCTTTATTGCTTGTGTTGTTGGTTTGTATTTCCCtcatccaaaacaaaaatgcttATGGACTAGGTCATCATCAAGCTTCACTACGAGCATCGAATTCCAATGGAGTTTGAAACGAATCCACGCAATTAGTACATGAAAATTCATGCCAAgattacaaatataaataatatgaaCCAAATTAAAAAGTGCTCTTTCAACAATGTACGTAAAGTTGACATTTGAGAGTAATAGACTGAAAGTATCCCACAAAAATAAAGAGCAAAGACAACAGCGTATGCAATTATGACTCGGGAGCGATTGATCATGCACACAATGCTAATATGAATGCCAAGGACATAAATGGGCAATCCCATAGGTAAGTTTTAACATTTGCCTTTTATAAAAAGCTAATAACAAAAGCAAACCTATTTCATAGGTTTGCATATATATAGAACTCTACCAGAACATATGTTAAGCCTTTAGAAAAGTAACACCCAAGAAATAATAACAGCTGGTCGCTAATCCAAACTCAGGAAAATTTATTTGCACTTAAGAACACACTGCCGTTTGAATTAGGGAATAGCTAGCTTGAACGAAACTCGATATTTTTGCCTAAAAATAGCAAGTTTCATATTCATAATTTTTACAATCAAAATGTCGTCCTCTACACTAATATGAGAGTCTGAGAGTGGGGATATAGTGGGAAAAATAGTTGGAGAATAAGGAGGCTTTAGATCTCAAAGATTTGGATCATTTTAAAGAGAGATTGCTTTATATAAGTTCTAACtctggttttattttattaatcatttaaagTTTAAATACGTTATAATGCTCAAATAGCTCGGGAAAGTATGGTTGAATATTCTACGTAAAATtatggggtaattaccttttgtccCCATGAACTACAGCGCTTTGGCACTTTCTCcctatgaactaccaactatgacacctgaccccatcaaactaccatcttatgacaaaaaaccccattctgtcagtcaaaggggttaaaattgacagtcaacggtcatgtgcaagtcatgtgccattttaattttttttcttccacttttgccctcactttttcatgtgttggattagggtttaggagggtataaacgtcattttct
This window encodes:
- the LOC132179949 gene encoding uncharacterized protein LOC132179949; this encodes MNISMGFACGDDFDTKESKAPLTDEQSTEARQRIGMDWHHLGVEGDKEFWPVEHPLKPPDEDGPVKCPIPDSTVINDGGMNEKRFSENMWKITEQPIVVEGQSMVVADAEPPIRAVRKRHHTLTRGDHIITPLMRMPPLPPLPTHNISIFQMLQQLDKIES